The Nitrospira sp. genome segment ACGGACGATTCTCCAACGGGCAGGTTCGTCCGTTGGCTCAGCTGGCTCTTGCTCGATTCCCGGATCCTCTCGGACTCGTCCGGACCGGTAAGAATACCTTTGCCGAATCGGGTACCTCCGGACAACCGCTGGTCGGTCCTGCAACGTCTGCAGGCCTCGGACGAATTCTTTCCAGCACGCTTGAACTGTCGAACGTGGATCTCGGGGAAAGCTTTATCGACATGATTGCTGCGCAGAGAGGATTTCAGGCGAATTCGAGAGTGATCACGACATCCGATGAGGTCCTCCAGGAATTGGTGAATCTGAAACGGTAGTTCCTTGATGTGAAATCGGGCTGGGACTGTTGTCCTAGACCCAGCCCGACCTCCCTCTCTATCCCCAGGCCTACGTCCTTCCACTGTCAGAGTTTACCCAGCTCTCACGTCAGATTCTTGACTACAGTGTCAAGGCGCCGCCTGACAGCGAGCTATTCTTCCTGCATGTCAGGCACATTCCAAATAGGATACGCGCCAAGTGCATTGATTCACGATCTCTTTTGCCCATGGGTTTCAGCGACATAGTGGCATATGCATTGCAGTCTCCGCACCGGGCCACTGAGTCAATCGAGGAGGAGTTATGGCAGATGCAGCCGCGGCCGATGAAAAAACCTCAGTAGCGGCCCCCGCTCCGGTATTCCCCGTCAAACTGCTCATTATCGTATCGGTTGTGGCCTTGGTGTTCGGTGTCGGCGGAGCGTTTGTGGCGGTCAAGTTCCTGGGAGGATCAAGCAAAGGTGCTGAAAACTCAGAAGAGCATAAAGCCGACGCTGAGGCAAAGGCAGACTCCAAGAGCGAGGCCGGTGGAAAACATGGTCAGGCCTCTGCGCTGGGCGTCATGTTCGACTTGGACCCCTTCATCGTCAACCTCGCTGACACGTCCGACGTTCGGTATTTGAAGCTGAGCCTCAAACTTGAGGTGGACAGTGAAGCCGTCGCTGCCGAACTGTCCGCCCGCATCCCTCAGATGCGAGATGCCATCCTCGTTCTGCTCAGCAGCAAGGACGTCAATGCGATCAGAACGACCCAGGGGAAATTCCAGCTGCGCGATGAAATTACACAGCGCACCAACGGTCTCCTGAAGAAACCAGGCGTTCGATCCGTCTATTTCACGGAATTCGTCGTTCAGTAACAGCGGCACTATGGACAAGATTCTCTCACAGGACGAAATCGATGCGCTCTTGAAGGGCGTCGTCTCAGGCGAAGTGGAGACGGCCCCGAAGGAAGCTGTCCCGGACGCAAAAGGTGTCAAGGGATACGATCTGTTCAACCAGGAACGGATCATCCGCGGACGGATGCCGACCATGGAGATGATCAACGACCGATTCATTCGCCGCCAATCAGTCGTCTGGACCAGTATGTTTCGGGAGGCCATTGAGTTCGCCGTCGTTGGGACGCAGGTGATCAAGTTCGGCGAGTTTCTGAAGAAAGTTCCCATGCCCTCATCGTTGAACGTGTTCCATATGGCTCCGTTACGAGGCAGCGCCCTCTTCGTGATGGAGGCGTTCCTGGTGTACCTGGTCGTGGACTATTTTTTTGGGGGAAGAGGTCAGACCCAGGTGAAGCCCGAGGGGCGAGACTTTACGCCGGTCCAACTCAGGATCATCAAGAAGCTGTTGCTACACTCGCTTGTCGACCTGGAAAAAGCGTGGCAGGCCGTCGTGCCGGTTAAGGTGGAGTATGTGCGTTCTGAGAGCAATCCTCAGTTCGCGATGGTGGTGACCTCATCGGAAATTGTAGTCGTTGTCACGTTGCAGGTCGTCTTGGGAGAAAGGGACAGCGAACTGTACATCGTCTATCCCTACAGCATGCTCGAGCCGATCAAAGAGAAACTCTATTCCGGCCTCGTATCCGATCAGGTCGATCAAAACGGCGAGTGGAGTCATCGATTTCGAGAGCGATTACAAGACTGTCCGCTTCCGATTGCGGTACGGCTGGGAACCGCGACCGTCACGGTGAAGGATGTCATGAATTTTGCCCCAGGCGACGTGATTGTGCTCGACCAGCACCCAGGAGATCCTCTCGATTGCTATATCGAGGGGTATCACAAGTTTCAAGGTAGCCCAGGGATTTACAAGGGCAATCACGCGTGCCGCGTGACCAGAGTATTGACCTAGTCGAGAGAGTGATCATGGCCGAATCAGATTCCGCAACTCGTACCGAGCCTCAGACAGCCGGGAGCCAAACCCCGCAACCTGCCTCATTTCCGCCCGTCCAACAGGCGGAGCCGGGGGGAGCTCCGAAGAACATCGACTTTATCCTGGATATTCCAATGAGCGTCACCGTGTATGTCGGCTCCACGAAGATGGCCATTCGGGATCTGTTGCAACTGGCTCAAGGTTCCGTCATTGAGCTGGATAAACTGGCGGGTGAGCCGATGGAAGTGATGGTGAACAACAAACTGGTTGCGCGCGGTGAAGTGGTGGTCGTCAATGAGAAATTCGGGATTCGCTTGACCGATGTGGTCAGTGCGGCGGAACGCGTGCAGCAACTTCGCTGAATGATCCGAAGGAGAGGCCGTGATCGATCTGTGGGAAAGCCTATTTCGCACCGTCTCGGCCCTGGCCATCGTGCTGGTCTTGATGGGGATCGTCGCGGTGACGGTCCGTCGATTGATGGGGCAGCGGTTGGGGATCGCCGGCGGGCGCCCTCTTGTGCGGGTCTTGGCCAGCAGCTACATCGCCTCGCGCAAGACGATTGCCCTCGTGTCGGTTGCGGGTGAATATCTTATCGTGGGGACGACCGCGACCGATCTTGTCCCGTTAGGACGCATCAGCGATTCCCCCGAATTGCGCGAATTACTCGCTTTCACCAGTGAGAAGCCACCCACCGAGACGGGGCCGGTCCTGCGGGGCAGCTTTGCCGCCTGGTTTCGACGCCTACCGCTCGGCATTTTTCATCACGACAAGGGACTTCATGACCGATAAACACGAGTCTCGCTCTCGCCTACTATCGGTGATCATCGTCGGAGCGATGGTGCTGCTCGTCATGCCGTCTTCGGAAGCGACGGCTGTCGGCCCATCCATCAGCATCGACTTCGGCGCGGGTGGTCCGAAACAAACCGCCGTGGTGATCCAGATTTTGATCCTCCTCACGGTGCTCTCCTTGGCGCCGGCCTTGTTCATCATGGTGACGTCTTTTACTAGGATTGTGATCGTGTTGGCCTTTCTTCGGCAAGCGCTGGGAACGCAGGCGGTGCCTCCGAATCAAGTATTACTGTCTTTGGCGCTGTTCTTGACGATGTTCATCATGGCTCCGGTGGGCCAGGCGGTCTACAACAACGCGCTGCAACCGTTAATGGCCGAGCAGATCTCTTTTGAAGACGCATGGAAAAAGGGCATCGAGCCGGTGCGGAATTTTATGCTGCGCCAGGTGAGGGAGAAGGACCTCGAACTTTTTATCACGTTGAGCCGCGTGCCGAAACCTGACCGGGTCGAGGACGTACCGACCCAGGCGATCATTCCGGCCTTCATTCTGAGCGAACTGCGGATTGCCTTCCAAATCGGGTTCTTAATCTACATTCCGTTTTTGATCGTCGATATGGTCGTCGCCAGCATTCTCATGTCGATGGGCATGATGCTCCTTCCGCCTGTCGTGATCTCTCTGCCGTTCAAATTGATCTTATTCGTATTGGCCGATGGCTGGTACCTGGTCGTGGGGTCCATGGTGCGGAGTTTTCAGTAGCGGTGAACCGTCTGCAGACAGCCGATAGTTGTGCGTCGATAGTGAGGATGAGCGAGTGACGCCGGAAATCGTGACAGAACTGGGCAGGCAAGCGCTGGAAACGACGCTGTTGGTGTCGTCGCCGATTCTGGGACTGAGTTTGTTCATCGGTCTGGCGGTCAGTGCGCTCCAAGCGATGACCCAACTGAACGAAGCGACGCTCACATTTGTCCCGAAGGTGGTGGCCCTTTTTGTGGCTCTGTTGCTTTTTCTTCCCTGGATGCTGAACGTCATGACCACCTACATGGCAAATCTCTTGATGAACATTCCCAACTATATCCACTAGTACGAGACGATGGCGTTGACGCAGACCGTCCAGATTGCTCTTCCGGAATTCCAAGGGTTCTTGGTCCTCATTTCCCGTATCGGGGGGTTGCTGGCCGCATTGCCGGTCTTGAGCGGCCGAGCTGTTCCTTTGAAAGTCAAAGTGGCTCTTGTTCTGGCGTTGGGAGTCCTGTTGGCTCCCTTGGTCCCGCTTCCCGTCGTCCCCTATGATCCTGTCGCCTTGGCAGCCGGACTCGTCAATGAAATGGCCATCGGTTTGACGATCGGACTGGCCGTCCGATTATTTTTCAGCGCGCTGGAAGTTGCGGGAGAGATGATCGGTGTGCAGATGGGATTCGGCGTGGTTCAACTACTCGATCCGGCGACGTCCGATCACACACCCATCATCGGCCAATACTTCACTCTCCTGGCGACCCTCATTTTTCTTTCGCTGAACGGACATCTGCTTCTGGTGGCCACGATTCTCTCCAGCTATGAGTCCATTCCGGCGTTCGGCGCGTCCCTCCCCGGCAGCATGGGAGACGATATCCTTCGTCTCTTTCAGCACATGTTCATGGTGGGGTTGAAATTGGCGGCTCCCGTGCTGGTCGTCATTCTCCTGATCAATATTCTTCTCGCGCTTCTTGGACGGGCGGTCAGTCAGATCAACGTCTTTGTGTTGAGTTTTCCCGTCACCATCGCCGGAGGCTTGGCAGTGCTGGGATTGTCCATACCGTTTGTGGTGGAGCTTCTGGTTCAGGAAATCGAACGGCTGCAATTCACGATCCATGGGCTTATGAAAGCGCTGGGACATGGCTGAGGATCGGAGTAATAGGACAGAGCCAGCGACGCCGAAACGCAAGGAGGAGGCGCGCAAGAAAGGGCAGATCGCCGTCAGTCGAGATCTGTCTACCGCCGTCATCCTCTTGAGCGGCATTGGGCTGCTGGCGGCCATGCTGCCGGTCGGCCTTCAGAAAATGACCGAGATGACCCGCCAAGGGCTCACGCTCTCGTTCCCTCTAGCCTTCCGCGAAGGAATGTCGATCGAGCAGGTGTACTCGGTCGTGATTCACGCCGGCATCACAGTGGTGACGCTGAGTCTCCCGGTCGTGGTGGGCATTCTGGTGATGGGGAGCACTGCGTCGTTGCTGCAAACTGGCTTGTTGTGGCGTGCCAATGCCGTTCAACCGGACGTCGAGCGCATCAGCCCGATCAAGGGGATTTCCCGTTTGTTCTCGCTGCGTTCTGTGATGGAGCTTGTGAAGGGGCTGCTCAAGATCGCGATCGTGACGGGTATCGGCCTGTGGGTGGCACGGTATGACCTGCTCCAGATTCCAGGGTTGATCGAGTTCGATCTCGGTACCGTCCTCCAAGTTACTGGAGGTCTCTCCTTGAAAGTGAGTTTGACCGTCGCAGGGGCGATCGCGGTGCTGGCTGGGCTCGACTACTTCTACCAACGCTATGAGTGGGAACGAAGCCTGCGGATGTCGAAGGAGGAGGTCAAGGAGGAACACAAGGCCACGGAAGGCGATCCGCTGATCAAGAGTCGTGTGCGGACCATTCAGCGGGAGATGACGAAAAAACGCATGATGGCCGCCGTGAAGATGGCGGACGTGGTGATTACCAACCCGACACACTTGGCCGTCGCTCTGAAATATGACACCGCCACCATGGGAGCTCCTGTTGTGGTCGCCAAAGGAGCCGGCTTGGTCGCTGAACGTATTCGTGAGTTGGCTCGACATCACGGAGTACCGGTCGTCGAACATAAGTTCGTGGCCAGAACACTGTTCAAACTCGTCGATATCGGTAAAGAGATACCAAACGAGCTGTACCGCGCAGTTGCGGAGATTCTGGCGTTTGTGTATCGCGCGAGAGGCTTGGCTCCACAAGTATAAGGAATTATGGCAACGGCAATAGAGCCCGTGGAACGAAACCAATTGATCAAGCATCCGGACGTCGTCATATCCGTCGGGGTGGTGGCCATTCTCATGGTGATGCTGTTGCCGTTGCCTCGATTCCTGCTCGATTTGTTGCTGAGCTTCGATATCACCTTGTCGGTCGTGATCCTGCTCGTTGGACTCCAAGTACGGCGGCCGATCGAGTTTTCGGTGTTCCCGTCGGTCCTCCTCATGATCACCTTGTTCAGGCTGTCCCTCAACATTGCGTCCACGCGTCTCATTTTGCTGCATGGGAACGAAGGGGCAGGGGCGGCGGGAGAAGTCATTCGGGCCTTCGGGAACTTTATCGTCGGGGGCAATTACACGGTCGGCTTGGTGGTGTTCTCCATCCTCGTCATCATCAACTTTGTCGTGGTGACGAAGGGCGCCGGACGCGTGGCGGAGGTTGCTGCTCGCTTCACATTGGATGCCATGCCCGGAAAGCAGATGAGCATTGATGCGGATCTGAATGCCGGCCTGATCAATGAGGCGGACGCGCGGCGCCGACGACGGGAGATTGCGGAAGAGGCTGACTTTTACGGGGCGATGGACGGCGCCAGCAAGTTTGTTCGAGGGGATGCCATTGCAGCCGTCATCATCATACTCGTCAACATCGTCGGTGGTTTGGCGATCGGTATCCTGCAACAGGGCATGAGTCCGGCGCTCGCGGCTCAAACCTATACGATTCTGACGGTCGGTGAGGGGTTGGTGGCGCAGATTCCCGCCCTGATCGTTTCGACTGCCGCCGGTATCGTGGTGACTCGCGCCGCCTCGGAAACGGATTTGGGGAGCGAGATGACTCGCCAGCTGTTGATGTCCTCCAAACCGGTGGGCATTGCTGCGGGTATTCTTCTCGCGCTTGGATTGGTGCCAGGGCTTCCGCATGTGGCGTTCTTAGCGTTAGGGAGCGCCATCGCATGGATCGCCTACCAACTCCATCAGCAGGAACAGGTCCAAGCAGCTCCGATTCCCACTCCCGTCACTCCGAAGGCCGAGGAAGGCCCGACCCGAGTGATTCCGCTCGACCTCATGGAAGTCCAGGTGGGGTACGGCTTGATAGGACTCGTCGAGGGAACACAAGGCACCGCACTGCTCGATCGGATTAAAGCGCTCCGGCGACAATTTGCGGAATCGATGGGCTTTGTCGTGCCCCCTATCCATATACGTGACAATCTTCAGCTGCGCCCGAACGAATACGCCATCATGTTGAAGGGGGTGGAAGTGGCCAAGGCTGACGTCTTGCCTGGGAATCTGTTGGCGATTGATCCAGGTACCGGTCAACGGGGTTTGGTGCAGGGTATCCCGACGAAGGAGCCTGCCTTCGGGTTACCGGCGCTTTGGGTACCGGAAGCTGCCAGAGAGCAGGCTCAAATGGCCGGGTATACCGTGGTCGATGCGAGTTCAGCGATCGCGACACATCTTTCTGAATTGATCAAGCGCCATGGCCATGAATTGTTGGGACGGCAGGAAGTTCAAGCGCTGTTGGACGAAATTGGAAGGGCGCATCCGAAGCTGGTGGAAGAGCTTATTCCTACGCTGTTGCCGCTCGGAACGGTCGTCAGGGTTCTCGGGAACCTGCTCAAGGAGGGCATTCCCATTCGTGACCTACGGTCGATCCTCGAGGCCGTTTCTGATCAGGCCACCAACACCAAGGATGCGGAAGTCCTCACGGAGTATGCGAGGCAGGCGTTGGCCAGGACCATCACCAAACAGTATCAAGCGCCTGACGGCAGTCTGCAGGTCATTACTTTGGACCCCCGACTGGATCGGTCGTTGGCGGAACAAGCGGCGGCATTGCCGCCTGGGGCCACGTTGAACCTTGATCCCACCCTCTCGCACAAGCTGTTAACTGGGCTCAAACAAGCCGCTGAACGGGTTGCAGCTCGAGGGCAGCAGCCGATCGTGCTTTGCTCTCAGGTTGTGCGCCGCCATCTCCGGCGACACAGCGATCGTATGCTGCATGCCGTTCCTGTGATGGGACTCAATGAAGTGGATTCCTTCGTCCGTCTGCAGTCTCTGGATACGGTGCGGATCGACTTGGAGTTGGTGCAGCCGTCTTAGGGTAAGCCATGAAGGTCAAGACATTTCACGCGCTCACCATGCAGGATGCCATGCGCGACATCAAGGAAGAATTGGGACCGGACGCCATCATCTTGTCGGCGAAAGAAGTGCGTGAGGGAGGGCAAATCTTACGGGCATTCAATCGACCGGTTCTGGAAGTCATGGCCGCCTCCGATCATGTCGTACAACGGCTCACTCAGGGTGGGAAAAAAGGGCAGCAATGTCTTCCGCCTGTACCACCGTCTGATACGAGGTCGGATTCCGCGCTGTCCGCGCAGACCTTTCAACAGACACTGCAGGGGGTGCTGAAGCCGAATTGTGAGACGACGACACCGACTGTCGGTCAACAGTCTGCTTCGTTCAAGCCGTCTACAGTACATATGAAGCCGAATCGCCGGCGGCATCTGCATACTGTGATGGATGAACTGGGCCGCTTGTTGGAAGACCTGTCTCGGGCGAACAGCGGGACGATCGGAAGTCAGCCGTCGCCCATGCCGCGGTGGCTGCGCCGCTCGCTCATCGAACAGGGGATAAATCCCTCCACCGCGGACTTACTCTTGCACGAGGCGGGCATGACCGAACAATCCGTCGGTCCATGGGACGATGAGTCGATGCGGCGCGCATTACAGCGTGAAATCGCAAAGCGCGTGCGAACGAGCGGGCCGCTCCTGAAAGGGGAGGGCTATCCCTCTATCAGTCTTCTGATCGGGCCCAGTGGAGCCGGGAAGACCGCCGCCGTAGCCAAGCTGGCGTCACATTATCGTCTCGAGCAGCGGAGATCCGTCGCCCTCATCACATTTGATACCTGTCGGGAAACCGCGGTCGAACAGTTGCGTCGGTATGCCAAGGTCGTGGGCGTGCCGTTCGCTTGTGCCCTGTCGGCTCGACAAGTCCATGAAGGGCTCCGTCGCCATACACAGGTAGACCTCGCGCTGATCGACATGCCTGGGATCGGACCGCGTGACTTGGCATTGGCTCAAGAACTGCGGAAGATTCTACCGAAGGAGGCCGTCACGACGCATTTGGTTCTTCAGGCTTCCACGAGGGAGCAGGAGCTCTGTCGTATTACGAGGCGCCTGGGTGATCTGCCGCAGCTGCGTCTTCTGTTCACCAAGCTCGACGAGACAGAATCGTTCGGCACCATCTTTGAGGTGACGCATCAAACCGGAGTGCCTCTCTCCTATTGGAGTATCGGACGGCGAGTCCCGGGAGATATTGAGGTGGCCTCATCGGATCGGTTGGCGGCGCTTCTCACTGCGGAATGTTCCGCCCACTCTGAGGTGCTTGTCAATCGGTCGGTTCAATCTTCGGAAGCAACTCCCGCGGTAATGGAAGCAAGAATTCACCATGGATAACCTGGCTGGAGGTCGTCATATGCCGTTCGGAACAAGAAGGTCTGTCCTGATGTCGAAGGAT includes the following:
- a CDS encoding flagellar basal body-associated FliL family protein, translating into MADAAAADEKTSVAAPAPVFPVKLLIIVSVVALVFGVGGAFVAVKFLGGSSKGAENSEEHKADAEAKADSKSEAGGKHGQASALGVMFDLDPFIVNLADTSDVRYLKLSLKLEVDSEAVAAELSARIPQMRDAILVLLSSKDVNAIRTTQGKFQLRDEITQRTNGLLKKPGVRSVYFTEFVVQ
- the fliM gene encoding flagellar motor switch protein FliM: MDKILSQDEIDALLKGVVSGEVETAPKEAVPDAKGVKGYDLFNQERIIRGRMPTMEMINDRFIRRQSVVWTSMFREAIEFAVVGTQVIKFGEFLKKVPMPSSLNVFHMAPLRGSALFVMEAFLVYLVVDYFFGGRGQTQVKPEGRDFTPVQLRIIKKLLLHSLVDLEKAWQAVVPVKVEYVRSESNPQFAMVVTSSEIVVVVTLQVVLGERDSELYIVYPYSMLEPIKEKLYSGLVSDQVDQNGEWSHRFRERLQDCPLPIAVRLGTATVTVKDVMNFAPGDVIVLDQHPGDPLDCYIEGYHKFQGSPGIYKGNHACRVTRVLT
- the fliQ gene encoding flagellar biosynthesis protein FliQ, with product MTPEIVTELGRQALETTLLVSSPILGLSLFIGLAVSALQAMTQLNEATLTFVPKVVALFVALLLFLPWMLNVMTTYMANLLMNIPNYIH
- a CDS encoding flagellar biosynthetic protein FliO translates to MIDLWESLFRTVSALAIVLVLMGIVAVTVRRLMGQRLGIAGGRPLVRVLASSYIASRKTIALVSVAGEYLIVGTTATDLVPLGRISDSPELRELLAFTSEKPPTETGPVLRGSFAAWFRRLPLGIFHHDKGLHDR
- the flhB gene encoding flagellar biosynthesis protein FlhB — protein: MAEDRSNRTEPATPKRKEEARKKGQIAVSRDLSTAVILLSGIGLLAAMLPVGLQKMTEMTRQGLTLSFPLAFREGMSIEQVYSVVIHAGITVVTLSLPVVVGILVMGSTASLLQTGLLWRANAVQPDVERISPIKGISRLFSLRSVMELVKGLLKIAIVTGIGLWVARYDLLQIPGLIEFDLGTVLQVTGGLSLKVSLTVAGAIAVLAGLDYFYQRYEWERSLRMSKEEVKEEHKATEGDPLIKSRVRTIQREMTKKRMMAAVKMADVVITNPTHLAVALKYDTATMGAPVVVAKGAGLVAERIRELARHHGVPVVEHKFVARTLFKLVDIGKEIPNELYRAVAEILAFVYRARGLAPQV
- the flhA gene encoding flagellar biosynthesis protein FlhA, translating into MATAIEPVERNQLIKHPDVVISVGVVAILMVMLLPLPRFLLDLLLSFDITLSVVILLVGLQVRRPIEFSVFPSVLLMITLFRLSLNIASTRLILLHGNEGAGAAGEVIRAFGNFIVGGNYTVGLVVFSILVIINFVVVTKGAGRVAEVAARFTLDAMPGKQMSIDADLNAGLINEADARRRRREIAEEADFYGAMDGASKFVRGDAIAAVIIILVNIVGGLAIGILQQGMSPALAAQTYTILTVGEGLVAQIPALIVSTAAGIVVTRAASETDLGSEMTRQLLMSSKPVGIAAGILLALGLVPGLPHVAFLALGSAIAWIAYQLHQQEQVQAAPIPTPVTPKAEEGPTRVIPLDLMEVQVGYGLIGLVEGTQGTALLDRIKALRRQFAESMGFVVPPIHIRDNLQLRPNEYAIMLKGVEVAKADVLPGNLLAIDPGTGQRGLVQGIPTKEPAFGLPALWVPEAAREQAQMAGYTVVDASSAIATHLSELIKRHGHELLGRQEVQALLDEIGRAHPKLVEELIPTLLPLGTVVRVLGNLLKEGIPIRDLRSILEAVSDQATNTKDAEVLTEYARQALARTITKQYQAPDGSLQVITLDPRLDRSLAEQAAALPPGATLNLDPTLSHKLLTGLKQAAERVAARGQQPIVLCSQVVRRHLRRHSDRMLHAVPVMGLNEVDSFVRLQSLDTVRIDLELVQPS
- the fliN gene encoding flagellar motor switch protein FliN, with the protein product MAESDSATRTEPQTAGSQTPQPASFPPVQQAEPGGAPKNIDFILDIPMSVTVYVGSTKMAIRDLLQLAQGSVIELDKLAGEPMEVMVNNKLVARGEVVVVNEKFGIRLTDVVSAAERVQQLR
- the fliR gene encoding flagellar biosynthetic protein FliR; the encoded protein is MALTQTVQIALPEFQGFLVLISRIGGLLAALPVLSGRAVPLKVKVALVLALGVLLAPLVPLPVVPYDPVALAAGLVNEMAIGLTIGLAVRLFFSALEVAGEMIGVQMGFGVVQLLDPATSDHTPIIGQYFTLLATLIFLSLNGHLLLVATILSSYESIPAFGASLPGSMGDDILRLFQHMFMVGLKLAAPVLVVILLINILLALLGRAVSQINVFVLSFPVTIAGGLAVLGLSIPFVVELLVQEIERLQFTIHGLMKALGHG
- the fliP gene encoding flagellar type III secretion system pore protein FliP (The bacterial flagellar biogenesis protein FliP forms a type III secretion system (T3SS)-type pore required for flagellar assembly.), with protein sequence MTDKHESRSRLLSVIIVGAMVLLVMPSSEATAVGPSISIDFGAGGPKQTAVVIQILILLTVLSLAPALFIMVTSFTRIVIVLAFLRQALGTQAVPPNQVLLSLALFLTMFIMAPVGQAVYNNALQPLMAEQISFEDAWKKGIEPVRNFMLRQVREKDLELFITLSRVPKPDRVEDVPTQAIIPAFILSELRIAFQIGFLIYIPFLIVDMVVASILMSMGMMLLPPVVISLPFKLILFVLADGWYLVVGSMVRSFQ